Below is a window of Hydrogenimonas sp. SS33 DNA.
TACAAAGTGGTTCGGAGCCATCGCAGCAAGATCGCCGGGGCCCGGGTGAAGCCGGCACCCGGCTGGCATACCATGCGCATTGTCCAAAAGGGCGGCAGGTTCGAAGGGTACCTGGACGGGAAGCGCATACTTTCGGCCACCGACAGCAGCATCGAGGGGCGAGGCGGCACGGGCCTCTGGACCAAAGCGGATGCCGTGACGGCGTTCGACGACTTCAGGGTGAAGGTGCTGAAGTGAAAAAGACATTCTATGCCGTCATCGGCGCGATTCTGGTCATCGTGGCCCTGCTGCTGATGTCCCGGAAGGGTGAAAAGGGCAGGGAAGAGGGTGTCCGGCCGTCGGTGACCGTCTATGTCTCGGAAGACAGGGTCTTTTCCGAACCGGTCCTGAAGGCTTTCGAAGAAGAGACAGGCATCCGTGTCGATGCGGTTTACGACACCGAAGAGGCCAAGAGCACCGGGGTGATGAACCGGCTCATCGCCGAAAAGGAGCACCCGAAAGCCGACGTCTACTGGGCCAACGAACCGATTCGCGCCGAAATTCTGAAACAAAAGGGGGTGACGGCGCCCTATGTCAGCCCCAACGCGAAAGGGATCCCGCCCCGCTTCAGGGACCCGCAGGGGTACTGGACCGGCTTTTCGGCCCGGGCCAGGGTACTGCTGGTGCATCGGGGGCTGGCGCCCGAACCCGCGTCGATTCTGGCCTACACCGACCCCCGTTTCAAAGGAAAAGGGGTCATCGCCAATCCGCTTTTCGGCACCACCACCTCCCACATCGCCGCCCTTTTCACGGTCTGGGGGGACGAGCGGGCCATCGCTTTCATGAAAGCGATGAAACGAAACGGCACCGCCATCTCCACCGGCAACGGCGAGAGTGCCGACCTGGTTGCCATGGGTGCGGCCGGTTTCTCCCTGGTCGACAGCGACGACGCCGTCAGCCGCCTGCGGCAGAAGAAGCCGGTGAAGATGCTCTTTCCCGACCAGAAAGAGGGGGAGTTGGGTTGTTTCATCGTCCCCAATACCGTCATGCTGATCAAAGGCGCCCCCCATCCCCACCTGGCGAAGAAACTGATCGACTATCTTCTTTCAAAAAAGACGGAAGAGCGGCTCGCCTTCGCCGACTGCGCCCAGATTCCGCTGCATGAAGGGGTGAAGATTCCCAAAGAGCTGACCCCCATCGACCGGCTTCGGACGATGAAGGTGGACTATGCCCGGGTGGCGAAGAAGATGCTGGAGATTCAGCCGTTTCTGCGCGAATGGGCGGGATTGTGAGACGGGGGCTCTCCCCACTAAAAGCCATCATTCTCCTCCTTTCGCTTCTCTGGCTGGCGGCCGCTTTTTTGCCTCTGCTTTGGCTGACGGCATCGTCGCTCTTCGGTGATGATGTAGCGGCGTTTTTGAAGAGTGACGCCACCCCCCGGACGATGCAGCTGCTTGCCCACTCCCTGTGGCTGGCGCTGGCCGTCACCGTGACGTCGGCGGCCGGCGGTGTGGGCCTGGCGCTTCTGTTGCAAAAGAGCCGGCTGCTTTTCAGAAGGTTCTGGCTCTGGCTCTTTGTCGTGCCGCTGCTGGTGCCCCCCTACCTTTGGGCACTGGGATGGGCCGATCTTCTCTCTCCCGAAGGGCCCCTCGCCCGGTGGCTGCCTTCCTCGTCGCTGGAGCCGCTGAGGGCGTGGTTCTCCGGTTTCGGCGGAAGCTGGTTCGTGCTGAGTGTCGTTTTTCTGCCGATCCCTATGGTGGTGACGGCGCTCTTTCTCCGCTCGGTCCCCGCCGCGCTGGAGGAGGCGGGGCTGCTGGCGACGGGGTGGCGCGGCGTTCTGGGAGGCATTACCCTCCCTCTGGTTTGGCCGGGCATCCTTCTTTCCGCGGTGGTAGTCTTTCTCCTCGTGTTGGGGGAGCCCACGGTACCCCAGTTTTTCCGCTACAACGTTTTCATTACCGAAATTCTCACCCGTTTCGCCGCCTTCTACGACATCCGTTCGGCGACGCTCCTTTCCCTTCCCCTGGTGTTGCTCGCCGCTTTGCTGCTCTTTCTTGAATACAGAGGCGGGCGCTCCCACACGCCCCTTGCGCTCACCTTCGAAGGTAGAGAGACGCTTCCTGTGCCTTTGCGGCATCCTCTTCTTTTAGAGGTAGCGCTGGGTGGGTTTGCGCTTCTGACGGTGGGCCTGCCCCTGGCGGGGCTGCTGGCGCAGGCCGCTTCCATGCGGGTTGGGGAACTCTACGCCCATGCCGCGGATGCCCTGGGAAACTCCCTCTTCTACGCCTTCTGGGGTGCGACGCTTCTGACGCTTTTTGGCTTTTTCATCGGTTACGGCGTGCAGCGGCGGCTCTGCGGCGCGGGAAGGGTGACGGAGGCGCTCTCCCTTTTTCTCTTCGCCCTGCCGGGCAGTGTCGTGGCCATATCCATGATCCTCTTCTACAACCGCCCCTCTTTCGCCTGGCTCTACGGCACGGCTGCGCTGGTCATCGTGGCCTACCTGGCCAAATATCTGCTGCTTCCCTCCCGCATCACGGCCCTGCAGATGGCGGCGATTCCCCCTTCCATGGAGGAGGCGGCGAGGCTGGCGGGGGCGTCGTGGCGTCTGCGCCTGGTGGCGATCGTTGTGCCCCTGGCGAAGCGGGGGATCGCCGTCGGGTGGCTGAGCGCCTTCCTCTTCATCCTGCGGGATACCGACGTGACGATGCTCCTCTATCCCCCCGGCGGCGACACCCTTTCGGTGCGGCTGCTCACACTCATGGCCAACGGCGCGCCGTCGCTCATCGCCGGCGTGGCGTTGCTGCAGATCGCCGTAACGGCACTGCCTGCCGCCTTTTTGTCGCTGCTTTTCAGGGGTGAGGGACGATGATCGAACTGAAAGATGTGACGAAACGGTATGGGGATGTCACGGTTCTGGAGAACTTCAGCCTGAAAGTGGAGAGGGGCGAACGGCTGGCGGTTGTAGGGCCTTCGGGGTGCGGCAAAACGACCCTGCTGCGGCTCATCGCCGGTTTCGAAGCGCCCCAGAGGGGAGAGGTACGGCTACAGGGGCGTCCGGTCGCGGCGGAAGGGGCCATCCTCGTGCCGCCGGAGAAGCGGGGTGTGGGCATGGTCTTCCAGGACCTGGCGCTGTGGCCCCATATGCGGGTTTTCGACAATATCGCCTTCGGCCTGAAGATG
It encodes the following:
- a CDS encoding extracellular solute-binding protein — translated: MKKTFYAVIGAILVIVALLLMSRKGEKGREEGVRPSVTVYVSEDRVFSEPVLKAFEEETGIRVDAVYDTEEAKSTGVMNRLIAEKEHPKADVYWANEPIRAEILKQKGVTAPYVSPNAKGIPPRFRDPQGYWTGFSARARVLLVHRGLAPEPASILAYTDPRFKGKGVIANPLFGTTTSHIAALFTVWGDERAIAFMKAMKRNGTAISTGNGESADLVAMGAAGFSLVDSDDAVSRLRQKKPVKMLFPDQKEGELGCFIVPNTVMLIKGAPHPHLAKKLIDYLLSKKTEERLAFADCAQIPLHEGVKIPKELTPIDRLRTMKVDYARVAKKMLEIQPFLREWAGL